A genomic stretch from Halorhodospira halophila SL1 includes:
- a CDS encoding IS1634 family transposase, translating to MYVRVVRSGPRRYVRLVEGYRDDNGRVKQRTVANLGRADQLSDDEVDGLIEGLQRAVGRSEPRRAEPEFQRARAFGDLWTLHQLWQELGLDDALRKALRSSRREFDAEALIRAMVFNRLAAPRSKRGVLDWLQEDVSLPGVDSEQLHHEQLLRAMDALMNHPERVEQAIAGQLKPLLDQELSVVFWDITTVRIHGVEEVADDLRQRGKSKDTGGVARQFALGVVQTSDGLPIAHEVFEGNVAETRTLAPMLQRLLSRYPIRRVAVVADRGLLSLDNVDTLEALSAQHDLAIDYILAVPGRRYAEFTGLMSELQPQLEKQAAEHEGEAVTETTWQGRRLIVAHNPQRAAEQQASRRHKIHRLEQIGEALAQRLDNQDAGKPGRGRRSTDRSAHRRFHQHVLRSSLSSIVKADLGAEQFRYDIDEEAWAAAERLDGKLLLVTSLHEYSPSEIADRYRALADIERGFRVLKSDIQIAPVYHRLPERVRAHALICFLALVLHRILRRRLKAAGSGYSPENALRALRRIQRHKVHLAGQDYERVTKPTPEQLQLFDELGVEVPQHPA from the coding sequence ATGTATGTACGCGTCGTCCGATCCGGTCCCCGCCGCTACGTCCGCCTCGTCGAGGGCTACCGCGACGACAACGGACGGGTGAAGCAACGCACCGTCGCGAACCTCGGGCGGGCCGACCAACTCAGCGATGACGAGGTGGACGGCCTCATCGAGGGCCTGCAACGCGCTGTTGGGCGGTCTGAGCCCCGGAGAGCGGAACCGGAGTTTCAGCGTGCTCGCGCCTTCGGAGACCTTTGGACGCTCCATCAGCTCTGGCAGGAACTCGGCCTGGATGACGCCCTTCGCAAGGCGCTGCGCTCGTCGCGGCGCGAGTTCGACGCGGAGGCGCTGATCCGCGCCATGGTCTTCAACCGGCTGGCTGCACCGCGGAGCAAGCGCGGCGTGCTCGACTGGCTTCAGGAGGATGTCAGCCTCCCGGGTGTGGATTCTGAGCAACTGCACCACGAGCAGCTGCTGCGCGCCATGGACGCGCTGATGAACCACCCCGAGCGGGTCGAGCAGGCCATTGCCGGGCAGCTCAAGCCCCTGCTCGATCAGGAGCTCAGCGTCGTGTTCTGGGACATCACCACGGTGCGCATCCACGGTGTGGAGGAGGTCGCGGACGATCTGCGCCAGCGCGGCAAGAGCAAGGACACAGGCGGCGTTGCCCGCCAATTCGCCCTCGGGGTCGTGCAGACCTCCGATGGCCTGCCGATCGCCCACGAGGTCTTCGAGGGCAATGTCGCGGAGACGCGCACCCTGGCACCCATGCTCCAGCGCCTGCTCAGCCGCTACCCGATCAGGCGTGTGGCCGTGGTCGCGGATCGGGGGCTGCTCAGCCTCGACAATGTCGACACGCTGGAGGCGCTCAGCGCGCAGCACGACCTGGCTATCGATTACATCCTGGCGGTGCCCGGACGCCGGTATGCGGAGTTCACCGGCTTGATGAGCGAGCTGCAGCCGCAGCTCGAGAAGCAGGCGGCAGAGCATGAGGGCGAAGCCGTCACCGAGACCACTTGGCAGGGGCGCCGGCTGATTGTGGCGCACAACCCGCAACGGGCTGCCGAACAGCAGGCCTCGCGCCGGCACAAGATCCACCGGCTAGAGCAGATCGGCGAGGCCCTGGCCCAGCGACTCGACAACCAGGATGCGGGAAAGCCCGGCCGCGGGCGGCGCTCGACTGATCGCAGCGCCCATCGGCGCTTCCATCAGCACGTCCTGCGCAGCAGCCTCTCGAGCATCGTCAAGGCCGACCTCGGCGCCGAGCAATTCCGCTATGACATCGACGAAGAGGCGTGGGCGGCCGCCGAGCGGCTCGACGGCAAGCTGCTGCTGGTCACGAGCCTCCACGAGTACTCGCCGAGCGAGATCGCCGACCGCTATCGGGCCCTTGCGGACATTGAGCGCGGCTTCCGCGTGCTCAAGAGCGACATCCAAATCGCGCCGGTCTACCACCGGCTGCCGGAGCGCGTCCGTGCCCACGCGCTCATCTGCTTCCTGGCCCTGGTTCTGCATCGCATCCTGCGCCGGCGTCTCAAGGCGGCTGGTAGCGGTTACTCACCGGAGAACGCGTTACGGGCGCTGCGCCGTATACAGCGCCACAAAGTTCACCTCGCCGGGCAGGACTACGAGCGGGTGACCAAGCCGACACCGGAGCAACTCCAGCTCTTCGACGAGCTAGGTGTAGAGGTGCCTCAGCACCCGGCTTGA
- a CDS encoding DDE-type integrase/transposase/recombinase, whose product MSCLVERPTHVPRSRACDALGLSRTGTYPRRRRSRAQAATEGRKQPRQLSEAEAEHVLETVNSTAYADETVRVIHARELNQGRPMPSVSTIYRILRRREQTQERRNQRPPQRHVKPQIVVRGPNEGWSWDISKLPTVRKGVYLNLYEVLDLFSRYPVAWMISRKENAALAQHLFREALERYAIRPGELTVHQDRGAPMIPTSTAEPRHTPSQWKITC is encoded by the coding sequence ATGAGCTGCCTGGTGGAGCGCCCCACGCATGTCCCCCGCAGCCGGGCCTGTGACGCCCTCGGGCTCTCCCGCACGGGGACCTATCCCCGTCGACGGCGGTCACGGGCCCAGGCGGCCACAGAGGGACGCAAGCAACCGCGCCAGCTCTCGGAGGCGGAGGCCGAGCACGTCCTCGAGACGGTGAACAGCACCGCGTACGCGGACGAAACGGTACGGGTCATCCATGCCCGGGAGCTGAATCAGGGGCGACCGATGCCCTCGGTATCCACGATCTACCGGATCTTGCGGCGGCGGGAGCAGACCCAGGAGCGGCGCAACCAGCGACCGCCACAGCGGCATGTGAAGCCGCAGATCGTGGTCCGTGGCCCCAACGAGGGCTGGTCCTGGGATATCAGTAAGTTGCCCACGGTCCGGAAGGGGGTCTACCTCAACCTCTACGAGGTCCTGGACCTGTTCTCCCGCTACCCGGTGGCGTGGATGATCTCGCGCAAGGAGAACGCCGCCCTAGCGCAGCACCTCTTCCGCGAGGCCCTGGAGCGCTATGCCATCCGGCCCGGCGAGCTCACCGTCCACCAGGACCGCGGAGCCCCGATGATCCCGACTTCCACAGCAGAGCCCCGGCACACCCCCAGTCAGTGGAAGATAACGTGCTGA
- a CDS encoding antitoxin yields the protein MEEKRTVRIFRNGRNQAVRIPRGFELDSDEAVLRREGDCLILEPVRRKGLIATLDGLEDLDESFPDVDAELPPNDPVEL from the coding sequence GTGGAAGAAAAGCGCACGGTCCGGATCTTCCGTAACGGGCGGAATCAGGCCGTCAGGATCCCTCGCGGCTTCGAGCTGGATAGTGATGAGGCTGTGCTTCGCCGCGAAGGAGATTGCCTGATCCTGGAGCCTGTCCGCCGAAAAGGTTTGATCGCCACCCTGGACGGCCTCGAGGACCTCGATGAGTCTTTCCCGGATGTGGATGCCGAGCTGCCTCCCAACGACCCGGTCGAGCTCTAA
- a CDS encoding FitA-like ribbon-helix-helix domain-containing protein: MSSISVRRLDEETLRRLRARADRHGVSMEEEVRRILQSAVSGPERLGDLARTTFGPTHGVELELPRHDPHDPITPE; the protein is encoded by the coding sequence ATGAGCAGCATCAGCGTCCGCCGCCTGGATGAGGAGACACTCCGGCGACTGCGCGCCCGGGCCGATCGGCACGGCGTATCCATGGAGGAGGAGGTGCGGCGCATCCTGCAGTCGGCCGTCTCGGGTCCGGAGCGCTTGGGCGATCTCGCCCGGACCACGTTCGGCCCCACGCACGGCGTTGAGCTTGAACTCCCGCGCCATGACCCACACGATCCGATTACGCCAGAATGA
- a CDS encoding type II toxin-antitoxin system VapC family toxin, with protein MHLLLDTHILLWAAADSPRLSQEARELLLDPEHQLAYSAASLWEITIKRGLGRDDFRVEPSVLRRELMEHGYEELAIRGPHTLAVGNLPDVHKDPFDRMLVAQAQVEGYTLLTRDHQVAQYPGPIRLV; from the coding sequence ATGCACCTGCTCCTTGATACCCACATCCTGCTTTGGGCCGCCGCAGATTCCCCCCGGCTCTCCCAGGAAGCCAGGGAACTCCTCCTGGATCCGGAGCATCAGCTCGCCTACAGCGCTGCAAGCCTATGGGAGATCACCATCAAGCGCGGACTGGGCCGTGACGACTTCCGAGTGGAACCGTCGGTGCTCAGGCGCGAGCTCATGGAACATGGCTATGAGGAGCTGGCCATCCGCGGCCCTCACACGCTCGCCGTGGGCAACCTCCCGGACGTGCACAAAGACCCGTTTGATCGGATGCTCGTTGCCCAGGCCCAGGTCGAGGGCTACACGTTGCTGACCCGTGACCATCAAGTCGCACAGTATCCGGGACCGATCCGGCTGGTTTAG
- a CDS encoding phosphotransferase yields the protein MQYLQARIQSETHQDPAIAHAQGEDGALWLTDSRVLTPAELAEWLPRWEAELPVRGELLASRRRHDVYRLDTEEFGPLVLKYTNPGKTKRRSAVAAWLTGRRLDRALPGVVAQPLGAVDRYQGDAVVAACLICRYVDAQPLPEPDEGAELGELADRVGRFQARLHASGVYLQDCRMGNMLAVASVAEGGEEGAETEGLTIVDLEALAEGRPSCFNAARLLLKLRLSHEDFARVWAAYVEKRGADLGHAERFVLWWIYLPLRRVRHKGLRFYRGCLRPMFGLSRHGTGSRTSA from the coding sequence GTGCAGTACCTCCAAGCCCGTATTCAGTCCGAAACCCACCAGGACCCGGCTATTGCCCATGCGCAGGGCGAAGACGGTGCCCTGTGGCTGACCGACAGCCGCGTGCTGACCCCGGCAGAGCTGGCGGAGTGGCTGCCGCGCTGGGAGGCCGAGTTGCCCGTACGCGGCGAGTTGTTGGCTTCTCGGCGGCGCCACGATGTCTATCGTCTGGATACGGAGGAGTTTGGTCCGCTGGTGCTCAAGTACACCAACCCCGGCAAGACCAAGCGACGTTCGGCGGTGGCGGCCTGGCTAACCGGGCGACGCCTTGACCGGGCGCTGCCGGGTGTCGTTGCTCAGCCGCTCGGCGCAGTGGATCGCTACCAAGGGGATGCTGTCGTCGCCGCCTGCCTCATCTGCCGCTACGTCGACGCCCAGCCGCTGCCGGAACCGGACGAGGGTGCGGAGCTGGGCGAGCTGGCGGATCGGGTGGGGCGCTTCCAGGCCCGGCTCCACGCCAGCGGCGTCTATCTACAGGATTGCCGAATGGGGAATATGCTGGCCGTTGCCAGCGTTGCGGAAGGGGGGGAGGAGGGCGCCGAGACAGAGGGGCTGACCATCGTCGACCTGGAGGCGCTGGCCGAGGGGCGGCCGAGCTGCTTCAACGCCGCCCGTCTGCTCCTCAAGCTGCGACTTTCGCACGAGGACTTCGCCCGCGTCTGGGCAGCCTACGTGGAGAAGCGGGGTGCGGACCTGGGTCATGCGGAGCGGTTCGTGCTGTGGTGGATTTATTTGCCGTTGCGTCGGGTGCGCCATAAGGGGCTGCGGTTTTATCGTGGCTGCCTGCGGCCAATGTTCGGGCTCTCGAGGCATGGCACGGGATCTAGAACCAGCGCCTAG
- a CDS encoding glycosyltransferase family 2 protein, translated as MIRHHRDISYTVVVPVYNKAPHLARCLDSILQQQRQDLEVIAVNDASTDSSLTVLEDYQHNLPIRIFSRDQPGPGGYAARNLAIANARSEWIAFLDADDTWEKGYLTELDALRRRFPEADIIGTGYRIIDPETQHDHRFTRLNRSGDQRWISLNNFIDSYLNRGGCFQTSATAARRSTLLAAGGFPEKTARQGGDVDTWLRCMLVGTGGAWSPSVKMRYHRDAVNQVTANPDNLRQPHPVATTAASYAQALHDRQQKRLLRRLGNKKGLKRARDAAAAGLYDYILVAELNRFDAVYWLHRALLPVKNIVAKGHRFV; from the coding sequence ATGATTAGACACCACCGGGATATTAGTTACACCGTCGTCGTTCCGGTCTATAACAAGGCTCCTCATTTGGCGCGTTGCCTCGACTCGATCCTCCAGCAACAGCGCCAGGACTTGGAAGTCATCGCGGTCAACGACGCTTCTACCGACTCAAGTCTCACTGTACTCGAGGATTATCAGCATAACTTACCAATCCGGATTTTTAGCCGTGACCAACCTGGCCCGGGTGGATACGCCGCTCGTAACCTGGCGATCGCGAATGCAAGATCAGAATGGATCGCGTTTTTGGACGCGGACGACACCTGGGAGAAAGGCTATTTAACCGAACTGGACGCCTTAAGGCGACGATTCCCAGAAGCTGACATAATCGGGACCGGTTATAGGATCATCGATCCAGAAACGCAACACGACCACCGCTTTACGCGGCTGAACCGCAGCGGTGACCAACGCTGGATAAGCTTAAATAATTTCATCGATAGCTACTTGAACCGTGGTGGCTGCTTTCAAACCTCTGCGACCGCAGCTCGCCGGAGCACGCTTTTAGCCGCTGGAGGCTTCCCAGAAAAAACGGCTCGCCAGGGTGGCGACGTTGACACCTGGCTCCGCTGCATGCTCGTCGGAACCGGCGGCGCGTGGTCCCCTTCTGTCAAAATGCGCTATCACCGTGACGCGGTTAACCAGGTGACCGCGAACCCGGATAACCTGCGCCAACCTCACCCAGTGGCGACCACTGCTGCTTCGTATGCGCAAGCACTTCACGATCGCCAGCAGAAGCGACTTCTGCGTCGACTTGGCAACAAAAAGGGCCTAAAACGCGCACGTGATGCCGCAGCTGCCGGGCTCTATGACTACATTTTAGTAGCGGAATTAAACCGGTTCGACGCCGTCTACTGGCTTCACCGGGCCTTACTACCAGTTAAGAACATAGTCGCAAAAGGGCATCGGTTTGTTTAA
- a CDS encoding transposase, with translation MTDQSEEVQPEPTLERRTRRRFSSAEKQRLLEEHDALPKGEKTAWLRQQGLYASQLANWRKTLTEQGTQGLEPSSGGRKAKDDRDRRIEQLEKEKARLEKRAKVAEDLVELQKKLATLSEDLNGSSQ, from the coding sequence ATGACCGATCAGAGCGAGGAAGTCCAGCCGGAGCCGACCCTCGAGCGGCGAACCCGGCGGCGGTTCAGCAGCGCCGAGAAGCAGCGGCTTCTCGAGGAGCATGACGCCCTCCCGAAGGGGGAGAAGACCGCCTGGCTCCGGCAGCAGGGGCTCTATGCGAGCCAGCTGGCCAACTGGCGCAAGACCCTGACGGAGCAAGGGACACAGGGCCTGGAGCCCAGCTCCGGTGGCCGCAAGGCCAAGGATGATCGTGACCGGCGCATCGAGCAACTCGAGAAGGAGAAGGCGCGGCTCGAAAAGCGTGCCAAGGTCGCTGAAGACCTTGTCGAGCTGCAAAAAAAACTAGCTACCCTGTCCGAGGACCTCAACGGGAGCTCGCAATGA
- a CDS encoding O-antigen ligase family protein, whose amino-acid sequence MFNTHKAYWRSILPPFEPWANVRLAIADRIGFLALLLIAFTGLWIGDLYRLGLALVVVAFLIAAVDLWPSMKRSALFWVGVAFVLFATIRHWVAVVELGIDMVDSPPKTSQMIRTSPLLVAFAAIWLRGDEQRLVWFLSATLLGAIAWLITSTHWDAFIEMFRNWDWSNARRELYEGSTNRTPFIYLVLSLALITIGTGFVVRCTHVWWRAGLFIASLTMAVGFLSLTLTIETRGAQIAAFVAYGLLAAAMVSKGLRHLGIINRGTRWALTATGGATIIAIGIALWITIGTSSERLHNTMEAGKALAQNPDYLHEPFEAAQEHDAIRAGSVVQRLNLVSLAADAIAERPLVGWGGGTSHKWVREYGRTDFHNWYLDVTVAFGLIGAALYFGGFVYILGSSIRARMIHRLDPHVALFAFSATAAWLTTQLFTTWISAAQGRFTLVFIATLLAFAHTARWLPELRKK is encoded by the coding sequence TTGTTTAACACACACAAAGCGTACTGGCGATCTATCCTTCCCCCCTTTGAGCCTTGGGCAAATGTCCGACTCGCGATCGCTGATCGCATTGGCTTCCTTGCCTTGCTCCTCATAGCCTTCACAGGGCTGTGGATCGGCGATTTATACCGTCTTGGCCTGGCATTGGTGGTGGTTGCTTTCTTGATAGCCGCCGTGGACCTGTGGCCAAGCATGAAGCGCAGCGCTCTGTTTTGGGTCGGCGTCGCCTTCGTGCTCTTCGCTACGATACGCCACTGGGTGGCTGTGGTGGAGTTGGGCATCGATATGGTGGACTCGCCACCCAAGACCTCACAAATGATCCGCACCTCTCCGCTCCTGGTCGCTTTCGCGGCGATATGGCTCCGTGGGGACGAACAACGTCTAGTGTGGTTTCTGTCGGCGACGTTACTCGGTGCAATAGCTTGGCTTATTACGTCGACTCATTGGGACGCGTTTATTGAAATGTTCCGCAACTGGGACTGGAGCAACGCGCGTCGAGAGCTGTACGAAGGGAGCACCAACCGCACCCCATTTATTTATCTAGTTCTCAGCCTGGCTCTTATTACAATCGGCACTGGCTTTGTCGTACGATGCACCCATGTGTGGTGGCGTGCTGGCCTTTTCATCGCTTCCCTGACAATGGCCGTTGGATTCTTGTCGCTTACCTTGACCATCGAGACGCGTGGTGCCCAAATCGCAGCATTTGTGGCTTATGGGTTGCTTGCTGCGGCAATGGTCAGTAAGGGGCTCCGCCACCTCGGCATCATTAACCGGGGGACCCGCTGGGCATTAACGGCCACAGGGGGCGCAACCATCATTGCTATCGGAATCGCGCTCTGGATCACCATCGGCACTAGTAGTGAGCGACTGCACAATACGATGGAGGCAGGAAAAGCGTTAGCACAAAATCCGGACTATCTCCACGAGCCTTTCGAAGCGGCACAGGAGCATGACGCCATTCGAGCCGGGAGCGTAGTCCAGCGCCTCAACCTGGTAAGCTTGGCTGCTGATGCGATCGCGGAACGACCATTGGTCGGATGGGGAGGAGGCACTAGTCATAAATGGGTACGCGAGTACGGACGTACTGATTTTCACAACTGGTATCTTGATGTAACGGTTGCTTTTGGTCTGATCGGCGCCGCCCTTTATTTCGGCGGCTTCGTCTATATCCTAGGAAGCAGCATTAGGGCCCGAATGATTCATCGACTTGATCCTCATGTCGCCCTGTTTGCCTTCAGCGCTACGGCAGCTTGGTTGACAACACAGCTATTCACCACTTGGATCAGCGCCGCACAAGGACGTTTTACATTAGTATTTATTGCGACATTGTTGGCGTTCGCTCACACTGCGCGCTGGCTGCCGGAGCTACGAAAAAAATAA
- a CDS encoding PIN domain-containing protein, producing MAGELRYGAAKEGAARLSQQMGAVLRALTILSLERPIEAEYAAIRCDVERAGTPTGANDLWIAAHARAQDLVVVTANKPEFDRVPGLVVEDWSIP from the coding sequence GTGGCCGGAGAGCTGCGCTACGGTGCCGCTAAGGAAGGCGCGGCGAGGCTAAGCCAGCAGATGGGAGCGGTTCTGCGCGCCCTTACGATCCTTTCCCTGGAAAGGCCGATCGAAGCCGAGTATGCAGCGATACGGTGCGACGTGGAGCGTGCCGGCACGCCTACTGGCGCCAATGATCTATGGATCGCAGCGCATGCTCGCGCGCAGGATTTAGTGGTGGTTACCGCCAATAAACCGGAGTTCGACCGGGTTCCTGGGCTGGTCGTTGAGGACTGGTCGATCCCGTAA
- a CDS encoding Txe/YoeB family addiction module toxin — protein sequence MRLIFSENAWEDYLYWQKNDKATLRRINKLIRETQRAPFEGLGKPEPLKHGLAGYWSRRIDEEYRMVYKVGDDGLLIAQLRYHY from the coding sequence ATGAGGCTGATCTTCTCCGAGAACGCCTGGGAAGACTACCTCTATTGGCAAAAGAACGATAAGGCGACCCTGCGGCGGATCAACAAGCTGATCCGGGAGACCCAGCGCGCGCCCTTTGAGGGCCTCGGCAAGCCCGAGCCACTCAAGCACGGCCTTGCCGGCTACTGGTCTCGCCGGATCGATGAGGAGTACCGGATGGTGTACAAAGTCGGGGACGACGGGCTCTTGATCGCGCAGCTCCGCTATCACTATTGA
- a CDS encoding type II toxin-antitoxin system Phd/YefM family antitoxin has protein sequence MIETINIHEAKTHLSRILDRVSQGESVIIARAGQPVARLSRVEAPQPGTRQRIGFLKGQIEVPDDFDRMGDQAIIDAFHGDDPALHGTDSDAPAP, from the coding sequence ATGATTGAGACCATCAACATCCACGAGGCCAAGACACACTTGTCCCGTATCCTGGACCGGGTTAGTCAGGGCGAGTCGGTCATCATCGCCCGAGCCGGCCAACCGGTCGCTCGCCTGTCCCGTGTGGAGGCACCACAGCCTGGAACCCGTCAGCGCATCGGCTTCCTGAAGGGGCAGATCGAGGTGCCGGACGACTTCGATCGGATGGGCGATCAAGCCATCATCGACGCCTTCCACGGAGACGACCCCGCCCTCCATGGAACGGATTCCGATGCACCTGCTCCTTGA
- a CDS encoding type II toxin-antitoxin system Phd/YefM family antitoxin yields the protein MDAISYTAARRQLASTMDKVCEDHAPIIITRNKAQSVVMISLEDYEALQETAYLLRSPKNARRLLESVADLERGGGQERDLME from the coding sequence ATGGACGCGATCAGCTACACAGCAGCACGCCGCCAGCTCGCGAGTACCATGGACAAAGTCTGCGAGGACCACGCACCGATTATCATCACCCGGAACAAGGCGCAGTCCGTGGTCATGATCTCCCTTGAGGACTACGAGGCGCTGCAAGAGACTGCTTACCTGCTCCGCTCCCCGAAGAATGCTCGGCGTCTGCTGGAGTCCGTCGCCGATTTGGAACGGGGTGGTGGCCAGGAGAGGGACCTTATGGAATGA
- a CDS encoding type II toxin-antitoxin system VapC family toxin, with amino-acid sequence MTIVLDTNVVSEVMRPHPESAVIEWLNSTDGKSLYVSTITIAEIEYGLHAMPEGQRREDLRARFETFIHTAFAQRVLGFDEPSARHYGRIMAARRQEGRPLSAPDGHRRPQRAGAGLDINSDSGAARSRARRPRLCTPSGTPHRSGETSSRQGRA; translated from the coding sequence ATGACGATCGTGCTCGACACCAATGTCGTCTCCGAGGTGATGCGCCCGCATCCAGAATCGGCAGTGATCGAGTGGCTGAATAGCACCGATGGCAAATCATTATACGTAAGCACGATCACCATCGCCGAGATCGAGTACGGCCTTCACGCCATGCCCGAGGGACAGCGTCGCGAAGACCTTCGCGCACGCTTTGAGACCTTTATCCACACGGCCTTTGCGCAGCGCGTTCTCGGGTTCGATGAACCGTCTGCTCGCCACTACGGGCGCATAATGGCGGCTCGACGCCAAGAGGGCCGGCCCCTGTCGGCGCCGGATGGGCACCGCAGGCCGCAACGAGCCGGAGCGGGCTTGGACATCAATAGTGATAGCGGAGCTGCGCGATCAAGAGCCCGTCGTCCCCGACTTTGTACACCATCCGGTACTCCTCATCGATCCGGCGAGACCAGTAGCCGGCAAGGCCGTGCTTGA